One Lactobacillus sp. CBA3606 DNA segment encodes these proteins:
- a CDS encoding D-alanine--D-alanine ligase family protein, which yields METQTKIHVGLLFGGNSSEHDVSKRSAHNIYDAMDKTKYDIDLFLLTKDGIVLSDAATRRVFNGEPEDQVVATELPKLDMSDPLAPIKNLAAAKDIDIFYPVVHGNLGEDGTLQGLFKLLKKPYVGSGVLASAASFDKDITKQILTHHHIQNTKYVVVTPENRDQMTYAYLRENVSEHLFIKPANQGSSVGIHKAENEQDYLAGLADAFKYDYKILVEASVDNPREVECSILGNEDAKASKLGAIDVPKSDTFYDYNNKFVDASGVTFELPVELSAELTKRIQQMSLDAFKALGLKGMARVDFLVSEDGEPYLGEINTLPGFTNISLYPKLWEVSGIGYADLIDRLIQLGFDEFKRQSEIHYDFVSLDAE from the coding sequence ATGGAGACACAAACAAAGATCCATGTTGGCTTGTTATTTGGCGGGAACTCTTCGGAACATGATGTTTCAAAGCGTTCAGCGCACAATATTTACGATGCCATGGACAAAACGAAGTATGATATCGACTTGTTCTTATTAACGAAGGACGGGATTGTTTTAAGTGACGCTGCGACTCGGCGCGTCTTTAATGGCGAGCCCGAAGACCAAGTTGTGGCGACCGAACTGCCAAAACTCGATATGAGTGATCCATTGGCGCCCATCAAGAACTTAGCGGCGGCTAAGGACATTGATATTTTTTACCCCGTCGTACATGGGAATTTAGGTGAAGATGGGACGTTACAAGGGTTGTTTAAGTTATTGAAGAAACCTTATGTCGGCAGTGGAGTGTTAGCTTCAGCTGCTAGTTTCGATAAGGATATTACGAAGCAGATTTTGACGCATCATCATATTCAAAATACAAAATATGTGGTGGTGACGCCGGAAAATCGGGACCAGATGACCTATGCGTATTTGCGTGAAAACGTGAGTGAGCATTTGTTCATTAAACCGGCCAACCAAGGGTCATCAGTCGGCATTCATAAAGCTGAAAATGAACAAGATTACTTGGCTGGTTTAGCGGATGCTTTTAAGTATGATTACAAGATATTAGTGGAAGCTTCTGTGGATAATCCCCGCGAAGTTGAATGCTCAATCTTAGGTAACGAAGATGCGAAAGCTTCTAAGTTAGGCGCGATTGATGTGCCAAAGTCCGATACTTTTTATGATTATAATAATAAGTTCGTGGACGCTAGTGGCGTGACCTTCGAATTACCGGTTGAATTATCCGCTGAGTTAACGAAACGGATTCAGCAAATGTCCTTGGATGCCTTTAAAGCGTTAGGCTTAAAGGGGATGGCTCGGGTGGACTTCTTGGTTTCTGAAGATGGCGAACCATATTTGGGCGAAATCAACACCTTACCTGGGTTTACGAACATTAGCTTGTATCCTAAGTTGTGGGAAGTTTCTGGCATTGGCTATGCTGACTTGATCGACCGGTTGATTCAACTCGGTTTTGATGAATTCAAACGCCAATCAGAAATTCATTATGATTTTGTGAGTTTAGACGCCGAATAA
- a CDS encoding zinc-binding alcohol dehydrogenase family protein, with protein MQAKAVGSYVGLPISDPASFKDVTIEVPAPTGRDILVEIQAVAVNPVDTKQRQAQPATEVPRILGFDAIGKVIAVGETVTTVMTDDVVYYAGDVTRPGSNAQYQLVDERLVALAPKKWSLTDAVGLPLAGLTAWEALFEKLGWQAQAQANQGHSVLIINGAGGVGSIAIQLAKWAGLTVITTAGQAKTKAWVKNLGADVVLDYHEDLASQLQAHGITTVDSALLLHSTDRYLPLVAPLMRPLSTIVAVVTNTQPLPMVLLKNKGLNFAWEFMFTKAQYQLPELATQGMMLARIAQLADDGVLQATTQQVITGLNAANLKQAHQLVETGQMLGKLVLTTAFEA; from the coding sequence ATGCAAGCAAAAGCAGTAGGCAGTTATGTCGGGTTACCCATTAGTGATCCAGCTAGTTTTAAAGATGTCACGATTGAGGTGCCAGCGCCAACTGGTCGTGATATCTTAGTTGAAATTCAAGCGGTTGCGGTCAATCCGGTTGATACGAAACAACGGCAAGCCCAGCCTGCCACTGAGGTGCCACGTATCTTGGGATTTGATGCGATTGGTAAGGTGATTGCGGTTGGTGAAACGGTGACTACCGTGATGACCGATGATGTGGTCTATTATGCGGGCGACGTGACTCGTCCTGGAAGTAATGCCCAGTATCAATTAGTTGATGAACGGTTAGTCGCTTTAGCACCAAAAAAGTGGTCGCTTACGGATGCCGTGGGATTACCATTAGCAGGGCTGACGGCTTGGGAAGCGCTTTTTGAAAAGCTCGGTTGGCAAGCGCAAGCGCAGGCCAATCAGGGTCATTCGGTGTTAATCATCAATGGGGCCGGTGGCGTTGGGTCAATCGCCATTCAGTTAGCGAAGTGGGCTGGGTTGACGGTGATTACGACGGCTGGGCAAGCTAAAACTAAGGCTTGGGTGAAAAACCTAGGCGCTGATGTCGTGTTGGATTATCATGAAGACTTAGCATCACAGCTGCAAGCTCACGGGATAACAACCGTGGATAGTGCGCTATTATTACATTCAACTGATCGTTATTTGCCACTGGTCGCCCCGTTAATGCGGCCGCTGAGTACGATTGTTGCCGTAGTGACGAATACGCAACCGTTGCCAATGGTGCTGTTAAAAAATAAAGGGCTTAACTTTGCTTGGGAGTTCATGTTCACTAAGGCGCAGTATCAATTGCCAGAATTAGCGACACAAGGCATGATGTTGGCCCGGATTGCGCAGTTGGCCGATGATGGTGTTTTGCAAGCCACAACGCAGCAAGTCATAACCGGGCTGAATGCCGCCAACTTAAAGCAAGCCCATCAACTGGTTGAAACGGGACAGATGCTTGGTAAATTAGTCCTAACAACTGCTTTTGAGGCTTAA
- a CDS encoding DUF2785 domain-containing protein: protein MDTQKLATLKADVLKLRQHLRAGELYQSLPQRLGYLINQVPVEPATTVTIPDDGEVLTLIKQLHDGLEAGTLTEITDAQLQQLIAHLGSLNPAVRDRGCYYLLNESLQQQLLTATQLGVIFDLVIQDQQLFTHIDQTENDAVYQRSFSVLILSILVYADHAGLAFMTAARLEQLVQQFIVYMVLERDTRGFIGRSGWAHAYTHIGNLLDELGDEHKLARADKLMMLAVLIERYQRLSTPLIFGEPERLATYLAAITSRDDLYADYLLLAFKRWHQQLVMQPAPATEAAWTRVFNRNRLLEAMALHDDFPTSVVDYLDDELEFLG, encoded by the coding sequence ATGGACACACAAAAATTAGCAACTTTAAAAGCTGATGTTTTGAAATTACGACAGCATTTGCGCGCCGGCGAACTCTACCAATCGTTGCCGCAGCGACTGGGTTATTTGATTAACCAAGTCCCAGTCGAACCAGCCACTACGGTAACGATACCGGATGATGGTGAAGTCTTAACTTTAATTAAGCAACTACATGATGGCTTAGAAGCCGGGACGTTAACTGAAATTACGGATGCACAGCTCCAACAATTAATTGCGCATTTAGGGTCATTAAATCCGGCGGTGCGTGACCGTGGTTGTTATTATTTATTGAATGAATCATTACAACAGCAATTATTAACGGCAACACAATTAGGTGTCATCTTTGACTTAGTTATTCAAGACCAACAGTTATTTACCCATATCGATCAAACTGAAAATGACGCCGTTTATCAGCGGTCCTTTAGTGTATTGATTTTATCGATTTTGGTCTATGCGGACCACGCCGGTTTAGCCTTTATGACGGCCGCACGGTTAGAACAGTTAGTTCAACAATTTATCGTTTATATGGTTTTAGAACGTGATACGCGGGGCTTTATTGGCCGGTCGGGTTGGGCCCATGCTTATACCCATATTGGTAACTTATTAGATGAATTGGGCGATGAACATAAGTTGGCGCGGGCGGATAAGCTGATGATGCTGGCCGTTTTAATCGAACGTTACCAGCGGTTATCGACGCCGCTGATTTTTGGCGAGCCAGAGCGTTTAGCCACTTATTTAGCCGCCATTACCAGTCGTGATGACTTGTATGCGGATTATTTATTGTTGGCATTTAAGCGGTGGCATCAACAATTAGTGATGCAACCCGCACCAGCGACAGAGGCTGCTTGGACACGAGTCTTTAATCGCAACCGATTATTAGAAGCGATGGCGCTGCATGATGATTTTCCAACGTCAGTGGTGGATTATCTCGATGATGAATTAGAGTTTTTAGGTTAG
- a CDS encoding L-lactate dehydrogenase, with protein MRKYGVIGLGQVGATVAYTLVQQGIVDELVLIDHNEALAQAQKLDLDDASARLASTTKIILNDYAALLDAEVLIVASGNIKAIDMTSPKGRFGEYESNQAIVRDIAPKIVASGFKGILIDIMNPCDVMTDYLQRMTGFDRNRVFGTGTFLDTARMQKYVGQAVGTNGKNVTGYVYGEHGNSQFVAWSTVSVNGQPIKNFNGLDLNQLEEDARQGAFAVMNGKHYTNFAIATCAVRLAEAVSADAQLACPVSAFDPEFGTYVGMPAVIGKNGVESLIHLDLTTAEQAALTASAKFIKSNVDVLPQ; from the coding sequence ATGCGTAAATATGGTGTGATTGGTCTGGGTCAAGTGGGCGCAACGGTGGCTTATACGTTAGTTCAACAAGGGATTGTCGACGAGTTGGTCTTAATTGATCATAATGAAGCTTTAGCGCAAGCCCAAAAACTTGATTTAGATGATGCTTCAGCGCGGTTAGCCTCAACGACGAAGATCATTCTGAACGATTATGCGGCGTTGCTTGATGCTGAAGTGTTAATCGTTGCCTCTGGGAACATCAAAGCTATCGATATGACTAGTCCTAAGGGGCGCTTTGGCGAATATGAGTCTAATCAAGCCATTGTGCGAGATATTGCTCCAAAAATTGTGGCCTCAGGCTTCAAAGGGATTCTCATTGATATCATGAATCCTTGTGACGTCATGACGGATTATTTGCAACGGATGACTGGTTTTGATCGGAACCGGGTCTTTGGGACGGGGACGTTCTTAGATACGGCACGGATGCAAAAGTATGTCGGCCAAGCAGTTGGCACGAATGGTAAGAATGTCACTGGCTATGTCTATGGCGAGCATGGTAATTCCCAGTTTGTTGCTTGGTCAACGGTCAGTGTTAATGGGCAACCGATTAAGAACTTCAACGGGTTGGATTTAAACCAGCTTGAAGAAGATGCGCGTCAAGGTGCTTTTGCCGTGATGAATGGGAAGCATTATACCAACTTCGCCATTGCCACTTGCGCCGTGCGGTTAGCGGAAGCGGTCAGTGCGGATGCACAGTTAGCTTGTCCGGTATCAGCGTTTGATCCTGAATTTGGCACTTACGTCGGGATGCCAGCAGTCATTGGTAAAAATGGGGTGGAATCGCTGATTCATTTGGACTTAACTACGGCTGAACAAGCGGCGCTCACCGCTTCGGCTAAGTTCATCAAATCAAATGTGGATGTTTTACCACAATAG
- a CDS encoding MetQ/NlpA family ABC transporter substrate-binding protein has translation MRKKGILGLLAVAATAILLVGCGKSASSTSTTITVGASSVPHAQILKHIQPQLKKEGINLKIKVFQDYVLPNKALAAKELDANYFQHVPFLNNWNKENNGTLVSAGAVHLEPIGVYSKKVKNLKDLKNGATVLVSSNVADYGRVLTLFKDAGLITLKPGTDITSATFDDIKTNKKNLKFKHSYEAKLMPQFYKNNEGDAVVINANYAVQAGLDPRKDTIALEKSDSPYANIVAVRKGDQQKPAIKKLMKALRSKSTQSWIKSHYKGAILPVTKTN, from the coding sequence ATGCGAAAAAAAGGGATTTTAGGGTTATTAGCAGTGGCTGCAACGGCTATCTTGTTGGTCGGTTGTGGGAAGTCAGCTTCTTCAACGAGCACGACGATTACAGTCGGGGCGTCATCAGTGCCACATGCACAGATTTTGAAGCACATTCAGCCACAATTGAAAAAAGAAGGCATCAACTTAAAAATCAAAGTCTTCCAAGATTACGTCTTGCCAAATAAGGCATTGGCGGCTAAGGAATTAGATGCTAATTATTTTCAGCATGTGCCATTTTTAAATAATTGGAATAAAGAAAATAACGGGACGTTAGTGTCAGCAGGGGCCGTGCATTTGGAACCAATCGGGGTTTATTCGAAGAAAGTCAAAAATCTAAAGGACTTAAAGAACGGTGCGACGGTCTTGGTCAGCAGTAATGTGGCCGATTATGGCCGGGTCTTAACGCTCTTTAAAGATGCCGGCTTGATTACGTTGAAGCCAGGGACTGATATTACGTCAGCAACCTTTGATGACATCAAGACGAATAAGAAGAACTTGAAGTTTAAGCATTCATACGAAGCCAAGCTAATGCCACAATTTTACAAGAATAACGAAGGCGATGCCGTCGTTATTAATGCGAACTATGCGGTTCAAGCAGGGCTCGATCCACGTAAAGATACCATTGCCCTTGAAAAGTCAGATTCACCATACGCTAACATTGTTGCGGTTCGTAAAGGTGATCAGCAGAAGCCAGCTATCAAAAAATTGATGAAGGCGTTACGTTCTAAGAGTACGCAAAGCTGGATTAAGAGCCATTACAAAGGGGCCATCTTACCTGTAACCAAAACCAACTAA
- a CDS encoding methionine ABC transporter permease — MNSQGLASYFKFSNVDWGNMLTSTWETLWLTIGSMIVVAILGIALGLLLFETTNSHNPLVKLLNGIVALFVNVFRSIPFIILIVLLLPITQKLVGTIIGPRAALPSLIISAAPFYARMVELAFHELDHGVIEAAESMGATRWQIIRKVLLPESMPALVSGITVTTISLIGYTAMAGAIGAGGLGNLAYQDGFQSNNNAITLVATVIIVLIVFIFQFIGDFAVKQIDKRTN, encoded by the coding sequence GTGAATAGTCAAGGGTTAGCGTCATATTTTAAATTTTCAAATGTGGATTGGGGCAACATGTTGACGTCGACTTGGGAAACCTTGTGGTTAACGATTGGATCCATGATTGTGGTGGCTATTTTAGGCATTGCGTTGGGGTTGCTATTATTCGAAACCACGAACAGTCATAACCCGTTGGTTAAGCTATTAAATGGCATTGTCGCCTTGTTCGTGAACGTCTTCCGGTCGATTCCATTTATCATCTTAATCGTGTTGCTGTTACCGATTACCCAAAAGTTAGTGGGAACTATCATTGGCCCACGGGCAGCGTTACCATCACTGATTATTTCGGCGGCGCCATTTTACGCCCGGATGGTTGAGTTAGCATTTCATGAGTTAGATCATGGGGTGATTGAAGCGGCTGAGTCCATGGGTGCGACACGGTGGCAGATTATTCGGAAAGTGTTACTGCCAGAAAGTATGCCAGCCCTGGTTTCTGGAATTACCGTGACCACGATTTCATTGATTGGCTATACGGCGATGGCGGGGGCCATTGGGGCCGGTGGCTTAGGTAATCTGGCGTATCAAGATGGGTTCCAATCCAATAACAATGCCATCACGTTAGTTGCTACGGTCATCATTGTATTGATTGTTTTTATTTTCCAATTTATCGGGGATTTTGCGGTTAAACAGATTGACAAGCGCACGAATTAA
- a CDS encoding methionine ABC transporter ATP-binding protein — MIEFKDVTKTFASKQGAVHAVQDVNLKIEDGHIYGIVGYSGAGKSTLVRMLNGLETPTSGRVTIDDVEISALSGAKLRQQRHQIGMIFQHFNLLWSRTVLQNIMFPLELTGLSKAEAKQKAAHLADLVGLAGREQAYPSELSGGQKQRVGIARALANDPQILLSDEATSALDPQTTDEVLDLLLDINKKLNLTVVLITHEMHVIRKIADHVAVMENGKIVEHGPVLEVFKRPQQAVTKRFVNEEVTPSLTDTTAVVAQLLAKYPKGTIVQLTFHGDQAKLPIVSEMLKQYPLDLNIIEGAIHQTQEGAIGSLYIQLTGEPDQIDGALGYLQKMRVETEVLNRE; from the coding sequence TTGATTGAATTTAAAGACGTGACCAAAACGTTTGCCAGTAAACAAGGCGCTGTTCACGCGGTGCAAGACGTCAATCTAAAAATTGAAGATGGGCATATTTATGGGATTGTGGGCTATTCCGGTGCCGGCAAGAGTACCTTGGTGCGCATGTTAAATGGTCTTGAAACCCCAACCAGTGGTCGGGTCACGATTGATGATGTTGAGATTTCGGCACTGAGCGGAGCTAAATTACGGCAACAACGGCATCAAATTGGGATGATTTTCCAACACTTTAACTTGTTATGGTCGCGGACCGTGTTACAAAATATCATGTTTCCGCTAGAACTAACCGGGTTAAGTAAGGCTGAAGCTAAACAAAAAGCGGCGCACTTGGCAGACTTAGTTGGCCTAGCTGGCCGGGAACAAGCTTACCCGTCAGAACTTTCCGGTGGTCAGAAGCAACGGGTTGGGATTGCCCGTGCGCTAGCGAATGATCCGCAGATTCTATTGTCAGATGAAGCGACCAGTGCGCTAGACCCACAGACGACGGATGAAGTGTTGGACTTGTTATTAGACATTAATAAAAAGCTAAATCTGACCGTGGTACTGATTACGCATGAAATGCACGTTATTCGTAAGATTGCGGACCATGTTGCCGTGATGGAAAACGGGAAGATTGTCGAACATGGCCCCGTCTTAGAGGTCTTTAAACGGCCACAACAGGCGGTTACCAAGCGCTTTGTTAACGAAGAAGTGACGCCTTCATTAACGGATACCACCGCCGTCGTGGCTCAATTATTGGCGAAGTATCCTAAGGGGACGATTGTTCAATTGACCTTCCACGGGGACCAAGCCAAGTTACCGATTGTTTCTGAAATGTTGAAACAATATCCATTAGATTTAAATATTATTGAAGGGGCCATTCATCAGACTCAAGAAGGGGCCATCGGATCGTTATATATTCAACTGACAGGTGAACCGGACCAAATCGACGGGGCGCTCGGTTACCTACAAAAAATGCGCGTTGAAACGGAGGTCTTAAATCGTGAATAG
- a CDS encoding glycine cleavage system protein H codes for MSEDAAYFWTKDTDGHTRIGLTKAAHEALGEVKYAELPAIGDKVSQKMAFLSIEATKAVSEFNCPISGTVVAVNPALKTDFSVLNSVVDGEAWLIDVD; via the coding sequence ATGAGTGAAGATGCAGCCTATTTTTGGACAAAAGATACTGATGGTCATACCCGTATTGGGCTAACTAAAGCGGCCCACGAAGCCTTGGGTGAAGTGAAATACGCTGAATTACCGGCAATCGGTGACAAAGTCAGCCAAAAGATGGCTTTTTTAAGCATTGAAGCGACCAAAGCGGTTTCGGAGTTCAACTGCCCAATTAGTGGTACGGTAGTTGCAGTTAATCCGGCTTTAAAGACTGATTTTTCGGTCTTGAACAGTGTAGTCGATGGCGAAGCTTGGTTAATCGACGTGGACTAA
- a CDS encoding FtsW/RodA/SpoVE family cell cycle protein: MAEESRLRGQADDSRVDYGIIFSVMMLGLIGLASIYVAATHDSSVVSVTKQVVSQIMWFVIGTALAVIIMQFDSEQLWRVAPIAYWFGIFLLVAVLVLYSRAMFNSTGAKSWFAVGSLTFQPSEVMKPAFILMLGRVVTMHNTEHPVHSMAGDWQLIGKLIAYTVPVAVLLKLQNDFGTLLVFFAILGGVIIVSGISWRLLAPAFTLVAAFAGTVLYLVISTSGRQVLEAVGFKAYQFARIDTWLNPATDTSNNAYQVWQSMKAIGSGQITGRGFNVSHVTVPVRESDMIFSVIGENFGFIGCTVVVLLYFLLIYQMIRVTFDTKNEFYAYISTGVIMMILFHVFENIGMSIGLLPMTGIPLPFISQGGSALIANMAGIGLMMSMRFHFKSYMFSRNNRFE, encoded by the coding sequence GTGGCAGAAGAATCTAGACTTCGTGGTCAAGCGGATGATTCACGTGTTGATTACGGTATCATATTTTCAGTAATGATGTTGGGCTTGATTGGGTTGGCGTCGATTTATGTCGCAGCTACCCATGATTCAAGTGTCGTTAGTGTAACTAAACAAGTCGTTAGTCAGATTATGTGGTTTGTCATTGGGACGGCCTTAGCAGTTATTATCATGCAATTTGATTCGGAACAATTATGGCGGGTGGCACCAATTGCGTATTGGTTTGGCATCTTTCTACTAGTTGCTGTGTTAGTTCTTTATAGTCGAGCAATGTTTAATAGTACCGGTGCCAAAAGTTGGTTTGCCGTTGGGAGCTTGACGTTTCAGCCATCGGAAGTCATGAAACCGGCCTTTATCCTGATGCTCGGCCGGGTCGTCACGATGCACAACACAGAGCATCCCGTGCACAGTATGGCTGGCGATTGGCAGTTAATCGGTAAGCTGATTGCGTATACGGTCCCCGTTGCCGTACTATTGAAGCTACAAAATGACTTTGGGACACTGTTAGTGTTCTTTGCCATTTTAGGTGGTGTGATTATCGTTTCGGGGATTTCTTGGCGGTTATTAGCACCAGCGTTCACGCTAGTTGCGGCCTTTGCTGGGACGGTCTTGTATCTAGTCATCTCTACCAGCGGTCGACAAGTGCTAGAAGCGGTTGGCTTTAAGGCGTATCAATTCGCACGGATTGATACGTGGTTAAATCCCGCTACGGATACATCGAATAATGCTTATCAAGTTTGGCAAAGTATGAAGGCAATTGGGTCCGGGCAAATTACCGGGCGCGGATTCAATGTGTCGCACGTCACCGTACCGGTTCGTGAATCTGATATGATTTTTTCCGTCATTGGTGAAAACTTTGGTTTCATTGGTTGTACCGTCGTGGTGTTATTATACTTTTTATTAATTTATCAAATGATCCGGGTTACTTTTGATACGAAAAACGAATTTTATGCGTATATTTCAACCGGGGTTATTATGATGATCTTGTTCCATGTCTTTGAAAACATCGGGATGAGTATTGGACTGTTACCAATGACGGGGATTCCCTTGCCATTTATTAGTCAAGGGGGCTCGGCATTGATTGCCAATATGGCCGGTATTGGGCTAATGATGTCCATGCGGTTCCATTTCAAGTCTTATATGTTTAGTCGTAACAATCGGTTTGAGTAA
- a CDS encoding DUF2969 domain-containing protein, producing MSKKDKAISVTLNETKVNDQVITEVLIGKQVIGQVTQNGDRFDAELTSDSKPFAHNKSFDESLQEILSAYHLHKG from the coding sequence GTGTCAAAAAAAGATAAAGCAATTTCAGTGACGTTAAACGAGACGAAAGTCAATGATCAAGTCATTACGGAAGTCTTAATTGGCAAACAAGTGATTGGTCAAGTGACGCAAAATGGCGATCGCTTTGACGCTGAACTAACTAGTGATAGTAAACCATTTGCCCATAACAAATCGTTTGACGAGAGTCTACAAGAGATTCTCTCGGCTTACCATTTGCATAAAGGCTAA
- the yidD gene encoding membrane protein insertion efficiency factor YidD produces MKRVLISSIQWYQRSFSAFTPAHCRYIPTCSAYTIEAIEQFGAWRGSLMGGARILRCQPFIKGGFDPVPATFSLRRNPIAKEGK; encoded by the coding sequence ATGAAACGGGTTTTAATTAGCAGTATTCAGTGGTATCAACGGTCATTTTCGGCGTTTACCCCGGCCCATTGCCGTTATATTCCGACCTGCTCGGCTTATACGATTGAAGCCATCGAGCAGTTCGGTGCTTGGCGAGGGAGCCTGATGGGTGGGGCCCGGATTTTACGGTGTCAGCCATTTATTAAAGGCGGTTTTGATCCGGTACCAGCGACGTTTTCATTGCGACGTAACCCGATTGCAAAGGAGGGAAAATGA
- a CDS encoding rod shape-determining protein, translated as MALDIGIDLGTANVLIYVSGKGIVLNEPSVVAIDTNTNQVLAVGSEAYQMVGKTPSNIRAIRPLKDGVISDFDVTEEMLSYFIKKLNVRGIMSRPSIMICTPTNTTEIERKAILQAAEKSGGSKVYLEVEPKVAAIGAGLDIFQPRGNMVIDIGGGTSDIAVLSLGDIVASSSLRMAGDRMNQDIVNYVKDQHHLLIGERSAEKVKMQIAQVFKQDGDDDQHMQVRGRDTVSGMPRSIEIDSNEVEVAIHETLMQIVTTAHHVMETLPPEIAADIIDRGIMLTGGGALLSGLDQLISENLKVPVTVAENPLNNVAQGAGVLLEHMQKSGKK; from the coding sequence ATGGCTTTAGATATTGGGATTGACTTAGGGACCGCCAATGTTTTGATTTATGTCTCTGGTAAAGGAATCGTGCTCAATGAACCTTCCGTAGTGGCGATTGATACTAATACGAATCAAGTTTTGGCAGTCGGGTCCGAAGCCTATCAAATGGTTGGTAAGACCCCTAGTAATATTCGGGCAATTCGACCATTGAAGGACGGGGTAATTTCAGACTTTGATGTTACCGAAGAAATGTTGTCTTATTTCATTAAAAAATTAAATGTGCGTGGCATCATGTCACGACCAAGTATTATGATTTGTACGCCGACTAATACGACTGAAATCGAACGCAAGGCGATTTTACAAGCCGCTGAAAAGTCTGGTGGTAGTAAAGTTTACCTTGAAGTTGAACCAAAGGTGGCGGCAATTGGTGCGGGCTTGGATATTTTCCAACCACGTGGCAATATGGTCATCGATATTGGTGGTGGGACAAGTGATATTGCGGTCTTATCATTAGGCGATATCGTCGCTAGCAGTTCATTACGGATGGCTGGCGATCGGATGAACCAAGATATCGTGAACTACGTGAAGGATCAACATCACTTGTTGATTGGTGAACGCAGTGCCGAAAAAGTGAAGATGCAGATTGCCCAAGTCTTCAAGCAAGATGGCGATGATGATCAACATATGCAAGTTCGTGGCCGGGATACGGTTTCTGGGATGCCACGTTCAATTGAGATCGATTCGAACGAAGTTGAAGTTGCCATTCATGAAACGTTAATGCAAATTGTGACGACGGCCCATCACGTGATGGAGACGTTGCCACCTGAGATTGCGGCTGATATTATCGACCGCGGCATTATGTTGACCGGTGGGGGCGCTTTATTGAGCGGCCTAGATCAATTAATTAGTGAGAACTTAAAAGTACCAGTTACCGTAGCTGAAAATCCACTGAATAATGTGGCCCAAGGCGCTGGTGTCTTACTCGAGCACATGCAAAAAAGTGGGAAGAAATAA
- a CDS encoding GNAT family N-acetyltransferase gives MFINIIDKHISLKPTELADAEPLFDLVAANRTHLKPWLPWVDQMMTVADERQFIETMLTKQAQGTVFMTTIVVDGEVAGMLDIHNISNVNKNGEIGYWLGQAFVGQGVMTKSVERLEELAFTELDLHKLSLGAMVANQASRHVAERRHYHLDATLPENIYINGKFEDEVFYSLTVDQWSKRRDS, from the coding sequence ATGTTCATTAATATTATCGATAAACACATCTCTTTAAAACCCACTGAGTTAGCTGATGCGGAACCACTTTTTGATTTAGTCGCGGCTAATCGAACCCACTTAAAGCCTTGGCTGCCTTGGGTGGACCAGATGATGACCGTTGCTGATGAACGTCAATTTATTGAAACAATGTTGACTAAACAAGCCCAAGGGACTGTTTTTATGACCACCATTGTGGTAGATGGTGAAGTTGCTGGTATGCTCGACATTCATAATATTAGCAATGTGAATAAAAATGGTGAAATTGGCTATTGGTTAGGTCAAGCGTTTGTTGGTCAAGGGGTCATGACAAAGTCAGTTGAACGGTTAGAAGAATTGGCTTTTACGGAACTCGACTTACACAAGTTGTCGTTAGGCGCAATGGTGGCTAATCAAGCCAGTCGGCACGTAGCGGAACGGCGGCACTATCATTTAGACGCAACTTTACCTGAAAATATTTATATTAATGGTAAATTCGAAGATGAAGTGTTCTATTCTTTAACGGTCGACCAATGGTCCAAACGGCGCGATAGCTAG